From Bdellovibrio sp. KM01:
GAATTTGGTTTTGCTTGATGCAAACCCAATTGTCAGCGTTACGAATCTTCATAAAATCAACGCTGTTATCAGAGACGGGAAATACTATTCTGAAGCGATGCTAAATTCCCTTAAGCAAGAAGCGGCAAAAAAGCTTTCGACAGCTGAAAAGTCCAGCGATAGCGCCCACGTGTATTAATAATGTTCGAGGGAAAATGATTCTTAATTTGTCAGCAGCGATGGTTGCTGGCAAACTTTCGCTATGAATGAGCTTTTTCGCCAGGTTTCAAATAAAATTGCACATTGGGTAGGGACGCCCGGAGCGTTTGCTATCGCGGTTCTTGGTATTGTTGTGTGGGCGATGTGTGGACCGCTCTTTCATTTTTCAGACACCTGGCAGCTGGTGATAAACACGACAACCACGATCATCACTTTTCTTATGGTATTCTTAATTCAAAATACCCAAAATCGGGATGCTCGGGCCATTCACTTAAAGTTGGATGAATTGATTCGCGCCACAACGGGGGCTCGTAATTCCTTGATTGATTTGGAAGAAATGTCGGATGAGCTGTTAGATCAAGTACACGAAGACTTTAAAGCCTCGCACGAACACATTACATCTATTATTGAAGAAATCGAAAAGCAGAAGGAAAAACGGGCCCAGGATTAATTTTCATCGGAGACTTTTTGATGATCCAAAGCCCAACGATATAAAGAGTCCGGCGACAATCCCGGCGTCCCATCAAGGTCCCAATAATTTTTTGGCCAAACTTTTTTATTAAAGATCATCGGGTGAGTGGGGACATTTAAAAGTTTACCGATGATTTCAGAGCAATACATCGCGCTGTCATCCCAGGAATACCAAAAATCAAAAGGCAAACCCAAGTACTGCGTGATCTGCGTGGCATTCAATTCAGGTGTGACTTCGACGATCGCGGTGATCGTGCCGTGCTGATTTAAGCGCTCTTCGCTAATCACCGCGACGCCTTCGCCAGGATAAGCATTCAGCCAAAGGGGAGCTATATCATCAAATTGAATGGCCGTATGAGAGAAACGAGCGCCGGGCTCGTATTCAACTCGCTCACCGCGGGAGTTAAAAGTTTCCAGAAATGCGATGCGCGTAACTGCCTCAGCAGGAGGCTGCGATAAAAGAGAGATGAATAGTAAGGTTAAACTGAATCCCAAGCGCATGGTAGGGGTTGTCCTCCTTTGAGATGTGCCAGTCAAAATATTTCTGTTTGAAAAGTGACCGTGATCATTGTGTAGACTCCGGGGCCTTGCTATTTTTAATTGAGAATGCCGCATGGAGGCCGTTAGTGAATAAAAATCAATCAACACCCCTGGTATGCCTGCATGGGTTCCTATGTGATCCCAGACTGTGGCAAGATGTTATGGCCATTCATTCCTTTGCTGGTCCGGTGCATCTCATTGATTTTAAATTCTGCAAAACCCTGGAAGACATGCTCGGGCAAATTGAAAAATTGGCAGATTCTCGCTTCCATCTGGTGGGCTTTTCCATGGGCGGGTATATTGCCGAACTTTTTGCGACCAGATTTCCAGAGCGTATCGAGTCTCTGACTTTGATTGCCGCAAACGTGGGGGCGTTAAGTCAAAGAGACATCACCACGCGCATGAAAATGGCCGAGATGCTTTTAAATGTGCAGTACAAAGGCATGTCGGAAAAAGAAGTCGCCAAATTCATTCATCCCGAGTCAGCAAAAAATCTCCATGTTGTGGAGGCGATCATCGAAATGAGTCGCGCTTATACATCCGAGATGTATGTGAACCAAATGCGTGCGACCTTGCACCGCGAAGATCTAACTGAGGCTTTGGATGCTCTTGAATTTCCCATCTCCATTATTGCCGGCAGGGAAGATCGTGTGGTCTCTTATGACTCTCTTAAGACCTTTCACGAAGCGATCTCCCGCTCGGACTTTCAGGTGATAGAGGAGAGTGGACATTACCTTCCACTGGAGAAACCCGATGATGTTAGTCGAGCTATTTTGCGAGTAATTTCTAGATAACTCTTTTCGAAACGCAATAAATCGGGACTAAGGAAGGCATCGTATTTAGGACATTTGAATATCTGACAAAGAACATTTAGCATTTTTTGTATGACAACAATCAAATCTATGTTCGCGCTCGCTATCCTTTTGCTTTCTGCAAACCTCTCATTTGCTGCTAATGAAATACCTGTGAACGGAAGGCTGTTCATCGGTTCCACGGCAGTGTCACCTTCAGATTTAAATACCTCGCTTGAATCGCAAAACATGAAGAAAGTTGAAAACATCACTCAGTATGGTGTCGAAATAGTCTATCCAGCATTTCGTTATCTGGATGTGGGGATTCGCTATACTCACAGAACATTGAGTAACGATGAAAATCCATCGAACACAAGCACAGATTATTGGGCAAAGCTTGATCAGGACACGTACATGTTTCTGGCAAGATTCCCTTTCCTAAAAACCGATATTGTCAGACTTGATGCTTTTGCGGGGGCCGGAGGGAGTAACACCACTTACACCATTAAGTCCGCGACTGAAGATGGTTCTTTAACGAAAAAAGCCAGTGGGTCCTTCTTTGCCACGCCATACGCGGCCGCGGGAGCCTCGGTGGCTGTGGGTTTCAAGTGGATTTACTTTGTGATGGAGTTGGGTATGGAGAGCAATAAGCCTGATTCTTTCGATCGCGCTGGAACTGTCAGCAGCAATATCAATAATATCGATCTTTCTGGTTCCTATTTGACGATCGGAATTCTATTCACCGGAGTTCCCGGCACTCTTGGAAAATAATTCGGCTAAATTTAGGGCTCGCAGTGAAAACATTGCCTAAAAATTCATCTTTTTAGGGAGTGATATTGCGAGCTTAGCTATATTCCGCGCGGCTTTGCTGAGATCTTGTGCAAACTCTCGCCGCACCCCAAAAAACTCTTAAATATTTTTAAAATACTGCAAGATTTCGTATTGACTTTAACCCCCGCTTAGAACAAATTAGCACTTCCTCAAACGGACAGTGGTTCGCTAGCTCAGCTGGTAGAGCACTTCACTTTTAATGAAGGGGTCGATGGTTCGAATCCATCGCGAGCCACCATTTTTTGTTCATTTGATTTTCCCTGTACGTTCCCATCGTCTAGGGGCCTAGGACACCTCCCTTTCACGGAGGATACAGGGGTTCAAATCCCCTTGGGAACGCCAACTTTTCTCACTGATCATGCTTCGCTTTCGCTTCGCCTGATTTCGAAAAGTTCCTGATTCACTTCGGCTCCGCCGAAGTAGTATTAAAACCGATCTGACGATCGGTTTTTTTATTTTCTGCATCTGCTTTTTAAAGCATCAAACCTAGACAAAAAAACATCTGCAAATAAACTGTCCTCTTAGCAAAGGACATAAAATGAAACTACTTTCTCAAATCATCATCCTTATCGCCATTGCGGTTCCGGCTTTTGCATTAACTACGGGTGAAACGCTGCCTGCGTTCCAAATCCAAAATCAATTTGAAGAACCGGCGGAATTAAATAAAGAAACCAAATGGATTCTTTTTAGTAGTGATATGAACGCTGCTAAGATGCTATCAGAGTACTTAAATGAAAATGCATCAAAGCTCGATCTGACGAAAACCCTCATTATCTCTGACATTTCTAAAATGCCGGGGCTTGTTTCTAAGATGTTCGCGATTCCGAAAATGAAAAAGTATAATTTCAAATTAGCTTTAGACAAAACCGGGGAGACAACTAAAGAATGGCCTCGTAAAGAAGGCCATCTGGTCATCATCAAAATGTCGGAGTTGAAAATTGAATCAATAGAAGAGCTCAATTCCAAAGAAGCCATCGCCACTTTCTTCAAAGAAAAGATCCCTGCAAGGTAGCCTTAACAACTAGATTAAAAAAAACCTGTGATGAGCAGGGGAATTCTTTAGTTCTTTTCGCAAGACATCCGCGCGACTTTACAAAACGATATGACAGTCTGATCCTGACAGCGGGCGATTGCTTCCTCACGGGCCTCGGCTTCGCTCTTAGCTGTCGCATACACTCTCTTGCCATTTGAGCCCACCATCGTGCATGTATAGGTGCCCACAAGCTTCGGAGTGTCTCCGGACCAGTCTACCGCCAAAGTGCCTTTTGTATCTGGCTTGTTGGGATCGATGACCTTCATGCCTGCGCAACCCATAAGTAAATTAGACAGAATAAAAACAACCAGCGACGCTTTCACCATTCCGTGCCCCTTAATCCGTTGTTGGCGTGAAGTCCTAAGTATAGGGGAGTCTTGTGTGCTTCTCAAATGAAACGGCCCTGGATCCAGGGGGGGAAATTTAATGAGACGGTTATATAAAAAAAGCCCACGTTTAGGGTGGGCTTTTTGATTTAGATTTTTAAATAAACTCTAGTTGTTGAACAATGGTTTCACCCATAGAGTTTGCTCGCGACCCGGACCTACGGAGATCACATCGATCGGAGTGCCTAACTGCGACCCCACGTAATCGATAAAGTTCGTTGTTGGGCGAGGCAGGTCCGACAATGTCTTAACCTTCGTCAAATCTTCTTTCCAGCCGGTCATCCATTCAACCACAGGTTCTACTTTTTCCAGCTCATATGGAGAAGTCGGAAGCTCGTTGATGATTTCTCCATTGATTTTATAAGCCGTGCAAACACCGATGCGGTCATGACCCGACAAAACGTCGATCTTCATCATCGCCAGGTTTGTAATTCCGTTCACGCGGATCGCGTATTTCAAGGCAACCAGGTCCAACCAGCCACAACGGCGGGCACGGCCAGTGGTCGCACCGAACTCATGACCATCGGCCTGAATTTTTTGACCCACTTCATCGTGAAGTTCCGTTGGGAAAGGACCTGAACCCACACGAGTTGTGTAAGCTTTAAATACACCGATTACTTTTTGAATGTTGGTAGGACCCACACCCGCACTCACGCAAGCATTTGCGGAAAGTGTGGATGAAGAAGTCACGTAAGGGTAAGTACCGTGCAGGATATCCAACATCGTTCCTTGAGCACCTTCGAACATCACGCGTTTGTTGGCTTTCAAAGCTTTAGAAATAAACAGGGAGGTATCTTTCGCGCGGTAAGGCGCCAAGTCTTCAGCCACTTCTTTTAGCTGTGTCAGCAACTCATCCAATTTGAAAGTGGAAGATTTGTAGTAGTTCTCAAGCATGAAGTTTTTTTCACGCAGAGCCAGTTCCAATTTTTCTTTCAAAGATTTTAGATCAAAGATATCGCCGAACAAAACCGCACGGCGCGAAGCGCGGTCTTCGTAAGCAGGGCCGATACCTTTACCCGTTGTTCCGATTTTGCCACCCTGAAGAGCTGCTTCACGAGCTGAATCCAAGGCTTTGTGGTAAGGAAGGATGATCGTTGCGGTATCCGAAATCAAAAGCTGTTTTGGATTTTGCAAGTAACCGCCTGCGATCAGGCGTTTGATTTCATCGCGGATGCTGAACACGTCGATAACCACGCCTGAAGTGATCACGCAAGTCGTGTCTGGGCGTAAGATACCACTTGGAACCAAGTGCAAAACTGTTTTTTGGCCATTCACCACCAACGTGTGACCTGCATTGGCGCCGCCTTGATAGCGCACCACCATGTCTGCTTTTTCCGCAAACACGTCGACCAATTTACCTTTACCCTCGTCGCCCCATTGAGCGCCGACAACCACGATTCCTGACATACTTCGATCCCTTCAAAAGCGCGATGAGCGCCCGGGACATGACGATAGGAAGCCGGGGTTTAAATGTCAAATTTTCTATTTGTCAAAAGGCGTAGCCCCGTACCAAGGCGCTCTTGGCGGGAGAGTGTCAGAGGTGCTGCCGTCCACAAAAAAGGCCATGAGCTTATTTGCTGCAACCTGACTCGCTTTAAAGAACGCATCTTCCGTATTTGCTCCAATGTGCGGAGTCACCACCACTTTCGGGTAACCAAGCAAATTGGACGTCTTAGAAAGAGGCTCCTTCTCGAAGACATCCAAGCCTACCGAGCGCAACCAGCCGTTTCCTAAAGCCTCACACAGGTCATTCTCATTAATAACCGATCCGCGAGACGTGTTTACCAGAACAATGCCGCGGTGAATGTATTCAAAGTGTGAACGGTCCAGCATATGCTCAGTTTCCAAAGTTTTTGGAACGTGAAAGCTTATAACATCTGCTGACTTCAAAACTTCTTCATAGCTTAAACGCGGGATGTTCAAGCGCTCAAAATTTTCATCCGCAGCGTAAGGATCGAAAGCCACGACATTCATGCCGAAAGCTTGAGCAAACTCTGCAACGCGGGAGCCAATTCTTCCTAAGCCGATAATTCCATAGGTGCGACCAGAAAGTTCTATTCCTGTGATGAGATCGCGTTTCCATTCGCCATCTTTGACCATTTTTTGAGCAGGAATAAGGTTGTTCACACAAGCAAGCACCAAACCCCAAGTCAGTTGCGCTGCAGATTGAACGTTCGCAGTGGGAGTGTGCATCACGGTGATGCCCCATTTTTCGGTGGCAGCCAGATCGATATGATCAAAGCCGCTGGTGCAAGTGATGATCAGTTGCAGTTGACGGGCTTTTTGTAAAAGCTCGTCGTTAATAACAGTGCGACTGCGGATGATTAAAGCGTGGGCAGAAACCAAATGCTCCAAAGGCAGATGAATATGACTGTCGCTGCGAATGACTTCGAAGTTTTCATTCTGTTGTAAGTAAAGGAAGCTATCTTGAGCGAAGCGATCTGTGATTAAGATTTTTTTCTTCATGGATTTTGCTCCAACCACTGTTTGCCTTCATCCACCACGACGGAAATTTGTTCCAGAGTCAAAGAGCCTGGATCGAACTTACGTAAAACCTGTCCCAAATTGTCGATCAGCTTTAAAAGCTCGTGATCTTGAATATATCCCATGTGACCCACGCGAATAATTTTACCCTTCGCTTGATCTTGGCCACCCATGATCGTGATGTTGTGGGATTGCTCAAGCTCCAAGCGAATTTTTTGGCCATCCATGGATTGCGGAACGACCAGGGCCGTCACTGAATCACTTGGAGATTTTGCATACAGAGTGAAACCCAATTTCTGAGCGAAAATACGGGTAAATTCAGCTCTGCGGTGAATGGTGTGGAACAAACTTTCCAAGCCTTGCTTGTTGATCAAATTTAAAACCACATCCAAGGCACGAGTGATCGCCACATTCGAAGAAAAGAAAGTTTCGCCAGCCGCATTGGCCTTTTTTTCTTTGCGTACGTCATAGTAAAATCTGGGGCATTTTGCCGAATCAAAATAGCCTTGAGCTTTTTTAGAAAAAGAAATGAAAGCCATGCCTGTTGGAAGCATAAAGGCTTTTTGTGAGCCCGCGACCAAACCGTCAATTTTCCACGCATCCATCGGCAGGGGATAGGCTCCCAAAGCCGTGATCGCATCCACCAGGAACAGCGTTTGAGAATGCTGGGAAACGATTTCAGAAATTTCCTTGATCGGGTGAGCGACCGCTGTCGAGGTTTCGCAGGCCTGGCACAGAACCGCACGAGTCTCTGGGAAACGTTTCAAGTGATCGGCGACGGATTCAGGCTTTACAGCCTCGCCCCAGGGAACATTGATGATAGAAACTTCGGCGCCAAATGTTTTCGCCATTTCTGCCCAACGCTCACCAAATTTTCCAGACACGATTGCCAATACTTTATCACCCGGAGAGATCACGTTGACGAGCAGTGCTTCCATACCGCCAGAACCTGTGCAGCTTAAAAGATAAACATCTTCTTTCGTTTGGAAAATCTGGCGAATGCCCTCTAAAACGCGTTTCAAAATCACGTCAAATTCAGGAGTGCGATGATGAATCATCGGCAATGCCAAGGCTTTACGCACCTCAGGATGAAGGTTTACGGGACCCGGCGCCAACAAGCTGTATTCATCATTGAAAGTAGTCATTTTTCTTCCTTGATCTCTTCCTTAATTTATACTCAACTGGGTCGGTGGACGCAATATTTAAAGGCTCTCGCAGCATTCTGATTCTCTCTCTACTTTGCCTACAGCTTCTTTCGGGTTGTGCTTATCATTTGGGCGTGGCCAGCAGAACAATTCCGGGCGGGTACAAACAGATTTCTGTTCCAGTTTTCAAAAATAAATCTCAAGAACCGGGACTTGAAGTCGCGTTTACCAATGGTTTGATTCACGAATTTCAGCGCTCTCGTGTGGCACGTGTTGTGGACAACTCACTTTCAGAAGTGGCTGTGATGGGAACCATCGACAATGTCAGTTATTTGCCTGGCGCAAAACGAGTAGCTGGTGACTCTTCGACTTTTCTTCCTAAAGGAACAGTTGTCGCATCAGAGTATCGTATTCTTCTGACAGTAACTGTCAAAGTTGTGAGACAAGCTGATGGTACGCAGTTGTGGGCGGGAAGCTTCACGGGTGAGCGTACTTATGCAGCACCTCAGGTAACGCTTGCTGGCGTAAACTCGGTGGATCCTCTTTACAATCTGTCAGCCCGAAGGCAAAACATTGACCTTATGGCGAACGATCTCATGCTTGAAGCTCACGATCGTATTACAGAGAATTTTTAGACGATGGCATTAATTGATTCACAAAAATTTTATAAGGACTTGGAAAAGGGCAACCTTGCTCCAATGTACTTCTTGTTCGGTGAAGAACCGTATTTGTTGAATCAAAGTGTCGAACGTTTCAAATACGCTGTGCTGACTGAAGGCGCGATCGATTTCAATTACAGCCTGTTTTACGCAAGTGACGCTGATATCGTTCAAGTTCGTGACGCTGTTGAAACTCTGCCGATGATGGCGCCACGTCGTTTGGTGATCCTGAAGGAAGCGCAAGAACTCACCGACAAAGAATGGTCGCAACTGGAACCCTTGATCGAGGAGCCAGTGGATAGCACGTGCTTTGTGATCTTAGCTTCACGCGTGGATAAGCGTAAAAAACAAATCCGCCAACTTTTGGACAAAGCCGAATGTGTCGAGTTCAAGAAACCTTACGAAAACCAAGTTCCTTCGTGGATCAACTACATCGCTGAAACTTTGGGTTTGAAAATCTCCAACGACGCAATTCATTTGCTGCACAAATTGGTCGGACATCACCTGACTGAAATCGAAGCCGAGTTGAAAAAGCTGGGGGAGTTCGTCGAAGGTGCTCGCCGTATCGAAGTGCAAGATGTCGCGCAAGTGGTGTCTCGCTCTAAAGAAGAAAGTGTTTTTGATTTCACCAAAGCTGTGGGTCTGAATGATCGCGTGAAGGCACTCGAGTACCTGGTTCATCTTTTGGATCAAGGGCAAAACGAAATCGGTATTATCTCTTTGGTGGCCCGCCATATTCGTATTTTGCTTGCGGTTAAGAAGGGGATGGAGGAAGGCCTGCACGGAGCAA
This genomic window contains:
- a CDS encoding low affinity iron permease family protein codes for the protein MNELFRQVSNKIAHWVGTPGAFAIAVLGIVVWAMCGPLFHFSDTWQLVINTTTTIITFLMVFLIQNTQNRDARAIHLKLDELIRATTGARNSLIDLEEMSDELLDQVHEDFKASHEHITSIIEEIEKQKEKRAQD
- a CDS encoding YiiX/YebB-like N1pC/P60 family cysteine hydrolase, with protein sequence MRLGFSLTLLFISLLSQPPAEAVTRIAFLETFNSRGERVEYEPGARFSHTAIQFDDIAPLWLNAYPGEGVAVISEERLNQHGTITAIVEVTPELNATQITQYLGLPFDFWYSWDDSAMYCSEIIGKLLNVPTHPMIFNKKVWPKNYWDLDGTPGLSPDSLYRWALDHQKVSDEN
- a CDS encoding alpha/beta fold hydrolase → MNKNQSTPLVCLHGFLCDPRLWQDVMAIHSFAGPVHLIDFKFCKTLEDMLGQIEKLADSRFHLVGFSMGGYIAELFATRFPERIESLTLIAANVGALSQRDITTRMKMAEMLLNVQYKGMSEKEVAKFIHPESAKNLHVVEAIIEMSRAYTSEMYVNQMRATLHREDLTEALDALEFPISIIAGREDRVVSYDSLKTFHEAISRSDFQVIEESGHYLPLEKPDDVSRAILRVISR
- a CDS encoding adenylosuccinate synthase, whose product is MSGIVVVGAQWGDEGKGKLVDVFAEKADMVVRYQGGANAGHTLVVNGQKTVLHLVPSGILRPDTTCVITSGVVIDVFSIRDEIKRLIAGGYLQNPKQLLISDTATIILPYHKALDSAREAALQGGKIGTTGKGIGPAYEDRASRRAVLFGDIFDLKSLKEKLELALREKNFMLENYYKSSTFKLDELLTQLKEVAEDLAPYRAKDTSLFISKALKANKRVMFEGAQGTMLDILHGTYPYVTSSSTLSANACVSAGVGPTNIQKVIGVFKAYTTRVGSGPFPTELHDEVGQKIQADGHEFGATTGRARRCGWLDLVALKYAIRVNGITNLAMMKIDVLSGHDRIGVCTAYKINGEIINELPTSPYELEKVEPVVEWMTGWKEDLTKVKTLSDLPRPTTNFIDYVGSQLGTPIDVISVGPGREQTLWVKPLFNN
- a CDS encoding D-2-hydroxyacid dehydrogenase gives rise to the protein MKKKILITDRFAQDSFLYLQQNENFEVIRSDSHIHLPLEHLVSAHALIIRSRTVINDELLQKARQLQLIITCTSGFDHIDLAATEKWGITVMHTPTANVQSAAQLTWGLVLACVNNLIPAQKMVKDGEWKRDLITGIELSGRTYGIIGLGRIGSRVAEFAQAFGMNVVAFDPYAADENFERLNIPRLSYEEVLKSADVISFHVPKTLETEHMLDRSHFEYIHRGIVLVNTSRGSVINENDLCEALGNGWLRSVGLDVFEKEPLSKTSNLLGYPKVVVTPHIGANTEDAFFKASQVAANKLMAFFVDGSTSDTLPPRAPWYGATPFDK
- a CDS encoding alanine--glyoxylate aminotransferase family protein, with amino-acid sequence MTTFNDEYSLLAPGPVNLHPEVRKALALPMIHHRTPEFDVILKRVLEGIRQIFQTKEDVYLLSCTGSGGMEALLVNVISPGDKVLAIVSGKFGERWAEMAKTFGAEVSIINVPWGEAVKPESVADHLKRFPETRAVLCQACETSTAVAHPIKEISEIVSQHSQTLFLVDAITALGAYPLPMDAWKIDGLVAGSQKAFMLPTGMAFISFSKKAQGYFDSAKCPRFYYDVRKEKKANAAGETFFSSNVAITRALDVVLNLINKQGLESLFHTIHRRAEFTRIFAQKLGFTLYAKSPSDSVTALVVPQSMDGQKIRLELEQSHNITIMGGQDQAKGKIIRVGHMGYIQDHELLKLIDNLGQVLRKFDPGSLTLEQISVVVDEGKQWLEQNP
- a CDS encoding LptE family protein — translated: MDAIFKGSRSILILSLLCLQLLSGCAYHLGVASRTIPGGYKQISVPVFKNKSQEPGLEVAFTNGLIHEFQRSRVARVVDNSLSEVAVMGTIDNVSYLPGAKRVAGDSSTFLPKGTVVASEYRILLTVTVKVVRQADGTQLWAGSFTGERTYAAPQVTLAGVNSVDPLYNLSARRQNIDLMANDLMLEAHDRITENF
- the holA gene encoding DNA polymerase III subunit delta, whose translation is MALIDSQKFYKDLEKGNLAPMYFLFGEEPYLLNQSVERFKYAVLTEGAIDFNYSLFYASDADIVQVRDAVETLPMMAPRRLVILKEAQELTDKEWSQLEPLIEEPVDSTCFVILASRVDKRKKQIRQLLDKAECVEFKKPYENQVPSWINYIAETLGLKISNDAIHLLHKLVGHHLTEIEAELKKLGEFVEGARRIEVQDVAQVVSRSKEESVFDFTKAVGLNDRVKALEYLVHLLDQGQNEIGIISLVARHIRILLAVKKGMEEGLHGAKLAHYAQVPPYFLENYSEQARLWTAKKLEQTMVVLSETDKALKSSPLSSHIWLENMVLKTCTA